Below is a window of Lepisosteus oculatus isolate fLepOcu1 chromosome 8, fLepOcu1.hap2, whole genome shotgun sequence DNA.
ACCACAGTGTACCCCTTGCTTTGAACAGGGCAAGTTTTTCTAGCACACTTAAGTCATGAACTGCTCCAGGAGGTCATTTGGAAGACAAAAGGTGACTTCTTAATAATGTCTAATGTTTTCAAAAAGGTCTTCCCATACGTTTTGTTGCAAATGAATGTAAACCCAGTTTTCCCAGCTAGTGCGGGGAGAGTAGGACAccgacccccctccccccaataGGGGGTGCTACATCCAGTGTCATACCTGAGTGGTGGCTAGCCCATTGCTGACTGTGAAGCCATTGATGGTGACTTGGATCTGGCCCTGGTTGATCATGTTGATGATGGCCTCGGCTGCAGTATTCATTGGAATGACAGGCATGGAGAGGGCAGAGTTGCTGTCTGTGCTCTCTTGGGCTTCACACTTCAGCTGTAGGGTGGAAGTGAAAGTGAGGGTGAAGGGCCAGAAGTACATCATGGTCATACCAGACTACATTTTATTACTGAAGCTTCCACTCCAGAGGACAAGCTGGATTCGCCAAGAAATACACTATAGAACTTACATTTAGTAATTGGGAAAATGAGGAAATGAAAATCAAACAGACTTTCCGACAGAGCTGAGAGAGCTCAAGTCATTTACGCAAATATGACTTTTATTTAGTTATAGGACTCAAACcagcagtaaattaaaaaatcagtCATGCATTCTGAAATGGGAGCTATTCTTCTCATTTTCAGTGTGCTATCCAGTCACGCACTAAATCCTAATTCTACTAAAAGTACCACACCAAGGAGCACCACACTGGCCAAATCTGAATTCTCACCTTTACCACCTTCACATCAGGCAGGCTGTCCAGGAAGGCCTTCAGATCAATCCCGTTCAGCACTATGCGGTTGTCAAAGATGTGCCCATTGGACTTGAAGTCAATTACTGCCTTTTTCTGTGAAAGTGTGCAACGCAAATAAAATCACCCAACGCAGAGGCAGTGGAGCCGCAGTATAGACCAGTATCTAACAATTGGGAACTGTTCTAACAATAATCTTCACTCAGAAATTGGTGCATCTTTTTGCATCAAATAATGCTCCATAGGAACAGCACTGAAGAAAACCCTAACTCAGTTTTGAAACTAATGTGGATCTGGAACCAAATGCACACAGCTGGTCTGCAGGCAGGACCCATTCTCACCTTGAGATGTGGGAACATGTTGGCGTGGTCTCCAATGAAGAAGGTGTTTGGCATGTAGGCCAGCTTCTCCGAGTACTGCTCTCCCACCTCCAGGGGAGAGGTTTCCTTGTCAGTAATGATGTAATCCATGAAGGGGGCCCCACTGGTTCCAGGGTAGCCCAGCCACATGGACTGTAAAGGAGTAGGAAGAGCAGACAGTCAGGCAGCTGGTTCACAGCAGTGAGAGATGTGCACTGTTTCCGAGAGACAGATACAAACTGTCCTTTACACTAGTATGCCAATAGTGAGGCTCAAGCTCTGCTTCTGtgctaaagaacagtggagtaTATTTTAACTCATCCACTTAAAGTCCCAGACCTATGCTCAATACTCTTCTTTCACCTAGCAGATTTGGTTAGGTGATCTTCTACAGAGATACACGCAGAGATATGCTACAACATAACCAAATGAAGAGGTGCGTTGTAGTGGCTGGGGAATGCCCGGAGAAGGGAATTTCAGAGCAGACGTAGACAACTTTGCGTCCAACCAGGCCAGGGATGGTTAAGggatttcagttttttcttaaatttatgCCAATAACTACTTAACAACTCTTATGCCTGGTGAATGAGTTGCTTGGAATTTTAACCttacattttgaaattttaacCCCCAGCTCTTAATTCAATCCATTTCAAACGAAACCATTTCCAAAATAGCAAAGGCCACAACTCCATTATATTTATGCAGTTATTACTTTTCGAGGATAAGTAGCCACTATGACATCCTACAGAGCACAAATGCAATCTGAGCAGCAGTGTGCCGGTTCCCATACCTGGACTGGTGCAGGGCGAAGGGCGAACAGCTCGTTCCGTGCTCCTTTGGTGTAGCCATTCATGTTGACCAGGATGTGAATGCCATCCTGATGGATCCTGTCAGCTGCCTTCCCATTGCAGGGGATCTAGAGGAGAAACAAGAACGAGGGTAATCTAAGAGGCCCCCAGGTACTCGTAAATGTAGAGAACTAAGACACAAACGGACAAAAGAGCCAAAGAACGTACCTGGGACAGGTCTGTGAAGTGGTGAGCTTCAGCCATGACCTTCACACGGAAGTTTGTGCCATCGTCGGGGCTAAGTGCATAACAGAACACCTGGGAAGGGAGGCAGACGTGGGTTTAGACATGTTGACACGCCCACGCCCCTGACGAGTCTGAAAATATTTACATCTAAATAAACATCCTCGGCTAATCTCTCACCTCAAACTTCTCGGAGTTGTGCATACCAGGGATGGACTGCATAAGGTGGGAGGTAGGATGGTTGCCAAAGTCTGAGCTGACATACCCAACACGCAGGCGCCCCCCACTGGCCTTCAGGTCCTTCGGGTGCTCATAAGCGGGCTTGTGAAGCACATTAATCTGAAGAAGGGAAACGGATTAATAGTTAATACTCAAGATTGAGGGATGAGGATTAAGGTTGTCTGATTTCCTCAAATCAGTGAATGTGTGTGCAGGACTGGTAGGAATTCATACAGGTCCTTTAAAAGTATGACCTTTAACCTCTTGAGTGCCAATAACTAGGCTGTTCAACTCATTGAGGCAAGCATGCTGAAAACTGGGCATCCAGGTACAGGCTAGGGAATAACTGCCTACTGCAGAGGTCGAGGTGATGCGTGCTTCACTAATGTCTTCTCAAGGGCAATACCTTGTCGAGACAGAGGTTGCCGTGACGCTCCGCGATGGCCTTGCGGAAGCCGTGGGACAGAGGATACAGCATGCTGTGGTGGGGGTGTACCGACGGCAGACGGTTCTTGTCCAGCTGATCAGCCACAATGCTCACCAGCTTCTTCATCCGCTCATCGTAGTCTGTCCAGTCACACACAATCTGAGAGGATACAGAGCCATTAGGGAGGCCATTACTAGTCAAGCATATCTGTCAGTCACATCACTACCATAATGCGTGAAGAAATTCGGAGAGGGAAGGTTAGTGTCCCTGTCTAGCAGGGACGTTACCTGCAAGCAGTGAGCCAAGTTGCAGTAAGCATCAGGGAAGTCCGGCTTCAGCTTTAGAGCAGTGCGGTAAGATGCAATTGCTTCTGGAATATTTCCAGAGTcctagagagagagaaaaaaagattaacacaaaagcaaaaaacaaatctacaaGACCAACACACCAAACCCCGTTGAGAGAACCCTCACAAGCTGTGAGGCGAGCAGTACCTTGTGGATGGAGGCCAGGTTGCTGTGTGCATCCGCGAAAGCAGGGTTGATCTGGATAGCTCGTGTGTAGCACTGCAGAGCCCCCTGTACGTCCTGCATCTCTTTCAGCGTGTTCCCCATGTTGGAGTACGCGTCCGCAAAGGTAGGGCTGATCCTGAGGGCgtaacagatttattttcaataacGAGCAGTAATTGATCAATTCCAGCTGAGAGTCAAACAAGGAACCAACCTGCTGAATCAGAACTGCTttggaaaaaacattttggattcTCATTTTCTAGTTTTCAAATTAACTTGttctacttgttcttttgcagcatGCACGCTGTTGCAGGTCTCCACTCCAACATTTATTCCATTACAGAAATACATTCGCACTCACAATATAGAACAAACTTCACATCTCAGATAATCACTGAATGGAATTTATTCAACATTGTGAGAGAAGCTTTTCtggtgaagaaaatctgaaaagaCCAGCAATCTGGGAGGGCTCTGCACCAGCAAGTCAAAGCAATACATGTTTGTCCTCTTACCTGATGGCCTCCTTGTAGTGCATGAGGGCCTCCTGCAGTTTTCCCTGCTGCTGCAGGACACTGGCCAGGTTGGAATGAGCCGCTGCAAATTCTGGGAACACCTGTGATCACAGAGTTTACAGAGTCAAAACACAATCTCTTCTTTCACATGGCAAATAGAAAGCTAATCAACACAGGCTTCACATTGAATCCTTCCAAAGAGCAATGATCAaaacaatttctcttttaaatacCAGTTTCCAATGGATTTTATGGACAGACTGGATTGTCTTCAGTGCACTGTAACTGTGGCGTTTGCTTATGATTTTCAGTTACTTGAAAAGATGCAGTTCTAGTCTCCAAGCGTTGTTTTACAATTCCCAGCAAGTGCTAATACACAGAGTCGCCAAGTATTTCAGTTTCGTACAAAGAGTCAATGCGCAGACTCACCTCCAGGGCCTTCCTGTAGAGCTGGACAGCCTCCTCGATGCTGCCTTGTTCCCTCTTGATGTTGGCCAGATTGTTGAGGGAGTCTGCATGCGTGGGGCACAGCCTGAGAGCTGTGTTGTAGCACTCCTCTGCCTCCGACACCTGGCtcgcagaaagaaaaaaaaaagacactgagGGCACAGAAGTACCTTTCACCTAGCTGGTGTGAAACAGAGGATCCACTTAAAAATACCAGCTGGGCAGgtcttaaaacaaaaacagctctGCCAGCTAGTCTGTCAGAGCCCATCATTTACTTACAACAATTGACCAGGCACCTCAAGAAAATAACGAGGCTATCTAAAGCGCAAACCTGACATCTACGGTTTTTAGGCAACATTCAAAGTTATCAGGCCAAGCTTTGGCAATGGTTTAATTTGGAATATAATGTCCTTTGGAAACTTCACACTatgatacaaaaacaaaaagaacacaggTTTTATGTACAGAAAAAAGGCATGGAGCAGTGTGCACGTACGCTCTCTGTGGATTTCCTTACATTGCCCTTCTCCTTCAGCGCGTTAGCAAGGTTGCAGTAGGCATCCGGGAAGTGAGGCTGCAGCTCAATGGCGCGACGGTAGGTGTCGATGGCCAGGTCAATCAGGCCCTGCTCGTAGTACACGCACGCCAGGTTCCCATGCACCACGGCATGGTTGGGGCTCAGGCTCAGCGCACGCAGGTAGGCCGCCACAGCCCTGCAAGGACAGAGAAACAGCAGCACCATAGCATCAGGGACAGGAACTAAGTTCTCGCACCCTAACCACACACAAGCCAAAGCAAGGATGATCATAAACCACACCGTTCTAGTCTATAGTAAAACGGTCTCCTTTAAAGtacgataaaaaaaaataacgtcAACCCTGCAACGGTACAGAATGCATTTCAACTACCCTTGATTAGTCTGCTCAAGATGGCGTGCTAATGTGAAACTAAGCTTGTGGAGAAAAAGATACAGATATAATTGAAAGACGAAGCTAAAAATGTGTCACGGCACATCAAAGGAAGATGATTTTAACGAAAACCAGTAACTAAAGATGATTTGTAGATTTCGTCAGGGAGAAGAGAATACTAAAGAAATTAAGAACAACCCCTCTGTCATACTAACATGACTTTTAAGCAAACTGTCATCACAATTATTAAATGCAGACTGTCAGCTTACTCTCTTCTAGCTCTCCAAAGGGCCacagtgacagaatgctgatTCATTTAATCCAGCTACCAAAACCTAGGACCAGGCAGGGGAGATGCGTCCAACCTACAACGTCTGAGAAGGTAAACGAGCATTACCTGTCAAAGATACGAGCCTCTTTCAGCACGTTGCCCAAGTTAATATAAGCATCCAGGAAATTGGGATCCAGAGTGACAGCCTGAAACAGAACACAGACATGACGACCTGACCAGgaccaggcaggactccacacACTTACGAACACACATGGCCACTAATACACTGTTCAGATAAAAGCATAAAGGGaactataaaaaaagaaaaagaacattgagAGTAAGAACTTTATATGTCCAGTTATAcatgcaaatatttaaaagtcaACATGTCCACATGTCAGGCgtgacaataaaaacaaacatgtagTTAATCACTCATCTACCCAACCACCTAACCAGTTTTATCTTTATAGCAACATCGCTGCCCTCTTCAGGTGAAGTCATTAACTCGCTGGAGGCCCGATTTAAAATGTAAACGAAAAAACGACAAAGGAAATATTTGGTTGACAGATTTTTGATTGACGGCTGTATTGAATAATCGTTTCAGCCCTACTTCACAGTCACGCATATAAGTAGTAGACTTCAGATCGATACTGTAGTCAAAACCAAACCCTGTCCAGTTACAACACAACTACTGCTGCTCACCTTCTCAAAGTGGTGAATGGCCAGCCAGATCTCCCCCTGGGCATTGAACACGCAGCCCAGATTACTCCAAGCCACCGCAAAGTTGGGCTGGGTTTCTATGGCTTTCAGGTAACAGGCCTTGAAAGGGTTAACAATGAaatcaggagaggaagaggaagaggggaGCAGGGAATTGGAGACGTGGGGGgttggaggaggggggggggggtaaggaagatttataaaaataaatgaaaaacaaacgc
It encodes the following:
- the ogt.1 gene encoding UDP-N-acetylglucosamine--peptide N-acetylglucosaminyltransferase 110 kDa subunit isoform X1, which codes for MATSVGNVADSTEPTKRMLSFQGLAELAHREYQSGDFEAAERHCMQLWRQEPDNTGVLLLLSSIHFQCRRLDRSAHFSTLAIKQNPMLAEAYSNLGNVYKERGQLQEAIEHYRHALRLKPDFIDGYINLAAALVAAGDMEGAVQAYVSALQYNPDLYCVRSDLGNLLKALGRLEEAKACYLKAIETQPNFAVAWSNLGCVFNAQGEIWLAIHHFEKAVTLDPNFLDAYINLGNVLKEARIFDRAVAAYLRALSLSPNHAVVHGNLACVYYEQGLIDLAIDTYRRAIELQPHFPDAYCNLANALKEKGNVRKSTESVSEAEECYNTALRLCPTHADSLNNLANIKREQGSIEEAVQLYRKALEVFPEFAAAHSNLASVLQQQGKLQEALMHYKEAIRISPTFADAYSNMGNTLKEMQDVQGALQCYTRAIQINPAFADAHSNLASIHKDSGNIPEAIASYRTALKLKPDFPDAYCNLAHCLQIVCDWTDYDERMKKLVSIVADQLDKNRLPSVHPHHSMLYPLSHGFRKAIAERHGNLCLDKINVLHKPAYEHPKDLKASGGRLRVGYVSSDFGNHPTSHLMQSIPGMHNSEKFEVFCYALSPDDGTNFRVKVMAEAHHFTDLSQIPCNGKAADRIHQDGIHILVNMNGYTKGARNELFALRPAPVQSMWLGYPGTSGAPFMDYIITDKETSPLEVGEQYSEKLAYMPNTFFIGDHANMFPHLKKKAVIDFKSNGHIFDNRIVLNGIDLKAFLDSLPDVKVVKLKCEAQESTDSNSALSMPVIPMNTAAEAIINMINQGQIQVTINGFTVSNGLATTQIFTIEKVSVSGTLALQINNKAATGEEVPRTIIVTTRSQYGLPEDAIVYCNFNQLYKIDPPTLQMWANILKRVPNSVLWLLRFPAVGEPNIQQYAQNMGLPANRIIFSPVAPKEEHVRRGQLADVCLDTPLCNGHTTGMDVLWAGTPMVTMPGETLASRVAASQLTCLGCTELIAPNRQDYEDVAVKLGTDMEFLKKIRAKVWKQRICSPLFNTKQYTMDLEKLYLQMWEHHAAGGKPDHLFKLKPMESSESA
- the ogt.1 gene encoding UDP-N-acetylglucosamine--peptide N-acetylglucosaminyltransferase 110 kDa subunit isoform X5: MATSVGNVADSTGLAELAHREYQSGDFEAAERHCMQLWRQEPDNTGVLLLLSSIHFQCRRLDRSAHFSTLAIKQNPMLAEAYSNLGNVYKERGQLQEAIEHYRHALRLKPDFIDGYINLAAALVAAGDMEGAVQAYVSALQYNPDLYCVRSDLGNLLKALGRLEEAKACYLKAIETQPNFAVAWSNLGCVFNAQGEIWLAIHHFEKAVTLDPNFLDAYINLGNVLKEARIFDRAVAAYLRALSLSPNHAVVHGNLACVYYEQGLIDLAIDTYRRAIELQPHFPDAYCNLANALKEKGNVSEAEECYNTALRLCPTHADSLNNLANIKREQGSIEEAVQLYRKALEVFPEFAAAHSNLASVLQQQGKLQEALMHYKEAIRISPTFADAYSNMGNTLKEMQDVQGALQCYTRAIQINPAFADAHSNLASIHKDSGNIPEAIASYRTALKLKPDFPDAYCNLAHCLQIVCDWTDYDERMKKLVSIVADQLDKNRLPSVHPHHSMLYPLSHGFRKAIAERHGNLCLDKINVLHKPAYEHPKDLKASGGRLRVGYVSSDFGNHPTSHLMQSIPGMHNSEKFEVFCYALSPDDGTNFRVKVMAEAHHFTDLSQIPCNGKAADRIHQDGIHILVNMNGYTKGARNELFALRPAPVQSMWLGYPGTSGAPFMDYIITDKETSPLEVGEQYSEKLAYMPNTFFIGDHANMFPHLKKKAVIDFKSNGHIFDNRIVLNGIDLKAFLDSLPDVKVVKLKCEAQESTDSNSALSMPVIPMNTAAEAIINMINQGQIQVTINGFTVSNGLATTQIFTIEKVSVSGTLALQINNKAATGEEVPRTIIVTTRSQYGLPEDAIVYCNFNQLYKIDPPTLQMWANILKRVPNSVLWLLRFPAVGEPNIQQYAQNMGLPANRIIFSPVAPKEEHVRRGQLADVCLDTPLCNGHTTGMDVLWAGTPMVTMPGETLASRVAASQLTCLGCTELIAPNRQDYEDVAVKLGTDMEFLKKIRAKVWKQRICSPLFNTKQYTMDLEKLYLQMWEHHAAGGKPDHLFKLKPMESSESA
- the ogt.1 gene encoding UDP-N-acetylglucosamine--peptide N-acetylglucosaminyltransferase 110 kDa subunit isoform X4, which encodes MATSVGNVADSTEPTKRMLSFQGLAELAHREYQSGDFEAAERHCMQLWRQEPDNTGVLLLLSSIHFQCRRLDRSAHFSTLAIKQNPMLAEAYSNLGNVYKERGQLQEAIEHYRHALRLKPDFIDGYINLAAALVAAGDMEGAVQAYVSALQYNPDLYCVRSDLGNLLKALGRLEEAKACYLKAIETQPNFAVAWSNLGCVFNAQGEIWLAIHHFEKAVTLDPNFLDAYINLGNVLKEARIFDRAVAAYLRALSLSPNHAVVHGNLACVYYEQGLIDLAIDTYRRAIELQPHFPDAYCNLANALKEKGNVRKSTESVSEAEECYNTALRLCPTHADSLNNLANIKREQGSIEEAVQLYRKALEVFPEFAAAHSNLASVLQQQGKLQEALMHYKEAIRISPTFADAYSNMGNTLKEMQDVQGALQCYTRAIQINPAFADAHSNLASIHKDSGNIPEAIASYRTALKLKPDFPDAYCNLAHCLQIVCDWTDYDERMKKLVSIVADQLDKNRLPSVHPHHSMLYPLSHGFRKAIAERHGNLCLDKINVLHKPAYEHPKDLKASGGRLRVGYVSSDFGNHPTSHLMQSIPGMHNSEKFEVFCYALSPDDGTNFRVKVMAEAHHFTDLSQIPCNGKAADRIHQDGIHILVNMNGYTKGARNELFALRPAPVQSMWLGYPGTSGAPFMDYIITDKETSPLEVGEQYSEKLAYMPNTFFIGDHANMFPHLKKKAVIDFKSNGHIFDNRIVLNGIDLKAFLDSLPDVKVVKLKCEAQESTDSNSALSMPVIPMNTAAEAIINMINQGQIQVTINGFTVSNGLATTQINNKAATGEEVPRTIIVTTRSQYGLPEDAIVYCNFNQLYKIDPPTLQMWANILKRVPNSVLWLLRFPAVGEPNIQQYAQNMGLPANRIIFSPVAPKEEHVRRGQLADVCLDTPLCNGHTTGMDVLWAGTPMVTMPGETLASRVAASQLTCLGCTELIAPNRQDYEDVAVKLGTDMEFLKKIRAKVWKQRICSPLFNTKQYTMDLEKLYLQMWEHHAAGGKPDHLFKLKPMESSESA
- the ogt.1 gene encoding UDP-N-acetylglucosamine--peptide N-acetylglucosaminyltransferase 110 kDa subunit isoform X8, which gives rise to MACYLKAIETQPNFAVAWSNLGCVFNAQGEIWLAIHHFEKAVTLDPNFLDAYINLGNVLKEARIFDRAVAAYLRALSLSPNHAVVHGNLACVYYEQGLIDLAIDTYRRAIELQPHFPDAYCNLANALKEKGNVRKSTESVSEAEECYNTALRLCPTHADSLNNLANIKREQGSIEEAVQLYRKALEVFPEFAAAHSNLASVLQQQGKLQEALMHYKEAIRISPTFADAYSNMGNTLKEMQDVQGALQCYTRAIQINPAFADAHSNLASIHKDSGNIPEAIASYRTALKLKPDFPDAYCNLAHCLQIVCDWTDYDERMKKLVSIVADQLDKNRLPSVHPHHSMLYPLSHGFRKAIAERHGNLCLDKINVLHKPAYEHPKDLKASGGRLRVGYVSSDFGNHPTSHLMQSIPGMHNSEKFEVFCYALSPDDGTNFRVKVMAEAHHFTDLSQIPCNGKAADRIHQDGIHILVNMNGYTKGARNELFALRPAPVQSMWLGYPGTSGAPFMDYIITDKETSPLEVGEQYSEKLAYMPNTFFIGDHANMFPHLKKKAVIDFKSNGHIFDNRIVLNGIDLKAFLDSLPDVKVVKLKCEAQESTDSNSALSMPVIPMNTAAEAIINMINQGQIQVTINGFTVSNGLATTQIFTIEKVSVSGTLALQINNKAATGEEVPRTIIVTTRSQYGLPEDAIVYCNFNQLYKIDPPTLQMWANILKRVPNSVLWLLRFPAVGEPNIQQYAQNMGLPANRIIFSPVAPKEEHVRRGQLADVCLDTPLCNGHTTGMDVLWAGTPMVTMPGETLASRVAASQLTCLGCTELIAPNRQDYEDVAVKLGTDMEFLKKIRAKVWKQRICSPLFNTKQYTMDLEKLYLQMWEHHAAGGKPDHLFKLKPMESSESA
- the ogt.1 gene encoding UDP-N-acetylglucosamine--peptide N-acetylglucosaminyltransferase 110 kDa subunit isoform X7; amino-acid sequence: MATSVGNVADSTGLAELAHREYQSGDFEAAERHCMQLWRQEPDNTGVLLLLSSIHFQCRRLDRSAHFSTLAIKQNPMLAEAYSNLGNVYKERGQLQEAIEHYRHALRLKPDFIDGYINLAAALVAAGDMEGAVQAYVSALQYNPDLYCVRSDLGNLLKALGRLEEAKACYLKAIETQPNFAVAWSNLGCVFNAQGEIWLAIHHFEKAVTLDPNFLDAYINLGNVLKEARIFDRAVAAYLRALSLSPNHAVVHGNLACVYYEQGLIDLAIDTYRRAIELQPHFPDAYCNLANALKEKGNVSEAEECYNTALRLCPTHADSLNNLANIKREQGSIEEAVQLYRKALEVFPEFAAAHSNLASVLQQQGKLQEALMHYKEAIRISPTFADAYSNMGNTLKEMQDVQGALQCYTRAIQINPAFADAHSNLASIHKDSGNIPEAIASYRTALKLKPDFPDAYCNLAHCLQIVCDWTDYDERMKKLVSIVADQLDKNRLPSVHPHHSMLYPLSHGFRKAIAERHGNLCLDKINVLHKPAYEHPKDLKASGGRLRVGYVSSDFGNHPTSHLMQSIPGMHNSEKFEVFCYALSPDDGTNFRVKVMAEAHHFTDLSQIPCNGKAADRIHQDGIHILVNMNGYTKGARNELFALRPAPVQSMWLGYPGTSGAPFMDYIITDKETSPLEVGEQYSEKLAYMPNTFFIGDHANMFPHLKKKAVIDFKSNGHIFDNRIVLNGIDLKAFLDSLPDVKVVKLKCEAQESTDSNSALSMPVIPMNTAAEAIINMINQGQIQVTINGFTVSNGLATTQINNKAATGEEVPRTIIVTTRSQYGLPEDAIVYCNFNQLYKIDPPTLQMWANILKRVPNSVLWLLRFPAVGEPNIQQYAQNMGLPANRIIFSPVAPKEEHVRRGQLADVCLDTPLCNGHTTGMDVLWAGTPMVTMPGETLASRVAASQLTCLGCTELIAPNRQDYEDVAVKLGTDMEFLKKIRAKVWKQRICSPLFNTKQYTMDLEKLYLQMWEHHAAGGKPDHLFKLKPMESSESA
- the ogt.1 gene encoding UDP-N-acetylglucosamine--peptide N-acetylglucosaminyltransferase 110 kDa subunit isoform X3 yields the protein MATSVGNVADSTGLAELAHREYQSGDFEAAERHCMQLWRQEPDNTGVLLLLSSIHFQCRRLDRSAHFSTLAIKQNPMLAEAYSNLGNVYKERGQLQEAIEHYRHALRLKPDFIDGYINLAAALVAAGDMEGAVQAYVSALQYNPDLYCVRSDLGNLLKALGRLEEAKACYLKAIETQPNFAVAWSNLGCVFNAQGEIWLAIHHFEKAVTLDPNFLDAYINLGNVLKEARIFDRAVAAYLRALSLSPNHAVVHGNLACVYYEQGLIDLAIDTYRRAIELQPHFPDAYCNLANALKEKGNVRKSTESVSEAEECYNTALRLCPTHADSLNNLANIKREQGSIEEAVQLYRKALEVFPEFAAAHSNLASVLQQQGKLQEALMHYKEAIRISPTFADAYSNMGNTLKEMQDVQGALQCYTRAIQINPAFADAHSNLASIHKDSGNIPEAIASYRTALKLKPDFPDAYCNLAHCLQIVCDWTDYDERMKKLVSIVADQLDKNRLPSVHPHHSMLYPLSHGFRKAIAERHGNLCLDKINVLHKPAYEHPKDLKASGGRLRVGYVSSDFGNHPTSHLMQSIPGMHNSEKFEVFCYALSPDDGTNFRVKVMAEAHHFTDLSQIPCNGKAADRIHQDGIHILVNMNGYTKGARNELFALRPAPVQSMWLGYPGTSGAPFMDYIITDKETSPLEVGEQYSEKLAYMPNTFFIGDHANMFPHLKKKAVIDFKSNGHIFDNRIVLNGIDLKAFLDSLPDVKVVKLKCEAQESTDSNSALSMPVIPMNTAAEAIINMINQGQIQVTINGFTVSNGLATTQIFTIEKVSVSGTLALQINNKAATGEEVPRTIIVTTRSQYGLPEDAIVYCNFNQLYKIDPPTLQMWANILKRVPNSVLWLLRFPAVGEPNIQQYAQNMGLPANRIIFSPVAPKEEHVRRGQLADVCLDTPLCNGHTTGMDVLWAGTPMVTMPGETLASRVAASQLTCLGCTELIAPNRQDYEDVAVKLGTDMEFLKKIRAKVWKQRICSPLFNTKQYTMDLEKLYLQMWEHHAAGGKPDHLFKLKPMESSESA
- the ogt.1 gene encoding UDP-N-acetylglucosamine--peptide N-acetylglucosaminyltransferase 110 kDa subunit isoform X2, which produces MATSVGNVADSTEPTKRMLSFQGLAELAHREYQSGDFEAAERHCMQLWRQEPDNTGVLLLLSSIHFQCRRLDRSAHFSTLAIKQNPMLAEAYSNLGNVYKERGQLQEAIEHYRHALRLKPDFIDGYINLAAALVAAGDMEGAVQAYVSALQYNPDLYCVRSDLGNLLKALGRLEEAKACYLKAIETQPNFAVAWSNLGCVFNAQGEIWLAIHHFEKAVTLDPNFLDAYINLGNVLKEARIFDRAVAAYLRALSLSPNHAVVHGNLACVYYEQGLIDLAIDTYRRAIELQPHFPDAYCNLANALKEKGNVSEAEECYNTALRLCPTHADSLNNLANIKREQGSIEEAVQLYRKALEVFPEFAAAHSNLASVLQQQGKLQEALMHYKEAIRISPTFADAYSNMGNTLKEMQDVQGALQCYTRAIQINPAFADAHSNLASIHKDSGNIPEAIASYRTALKLKPDFPDAYCNLAHCLQIVCDWTDYDERMKKLVSIVADQLDKNRLPSVHPHHSMLYPLSHGFRKAIAERHGNLCLDKINVLHKPAYEHPKDLKASGGRLRVGYVSSDFGNHPTSHLMQSIPGMHNSEKFEVFCYALSPDDGTNFRVKVMAEAHHFTDLSQIPCNGKAADRIHQDGIHILVNMNGYTKGARNELFALRPAPVQSMWLGYPGTSGAPFMDYIITDKETSPLEVGEQYSEKLAYMPNTFFIGDHANMFPHLKKKAVIDFKSNGHIFDNRIVLNGIDLKAFLDSLPDVKVVKLKCEAQESTDSNSALSMPVIPMNTAAEAIINMINQGQIQVTINGFTVSNGLATTQIFTIEKVSVSGTLALQINNKAATGEEVPRTIIVTTRSQYGLPEDAIVYCNFNQLYKIDPPTLQMWANILKRVPNSVLWLLRFPAVGEPNIQQYAQNMGLPANRIIFSPVAPKEEHVRRGQLADVCLDTPLCNGHTTGMDVLWAGTPMVTMPGETLASRVAASQLTCLGCTELIAPNRQDYEDVAVKLGTDMEFLKKIRAKVWKQRICSPLFNTKQYTMDLEKLYLQMWEHHAAGGKPDHLFKLKPMESSESA